One uncultured Jannaschia sp. DNA segment encodes these proteins:
- the argF gene encoding ornithine carbamoyltransferase, translated as MNNFLDIHTTDPAALRDILGQARGMKDARGDRPKGTPDDELPLDGRVVALIFEKPSTRTRVSFDVGVRQMGGTSLVLSGAEMQLGHGETIADTARVLSRYVDLIMIRTFGEDILHEMAEHATVPVINGLTDSSHPCQIMADVMTFEEHRGPIAGKRVAWMGDGNNVAQSFLHAAASFGFDFTFSGPAQLDPPDALMGAIRRAGRDMRVERDPARAVADADLIVTDTWVSMGDAESSRQRRHNLLRPYQVNERLLDAAPEDALVMHCLPAHRGEEITDAVLDGPRSVVFDEAENRLHAQKAIMRWCLGV; from the coding sequence ATGAACAATTTCCTCGACATCCACACCACCGACCCCGCCGCCCTGCGCGACATCCTCGGACAGGCGCGCGGCATGAAGGACGCGCGCGGCGACCGGCCGAAGGGCACGCCGGACGACGAGCTGCCGCTCGACGGGCGGGTCGTCGCGCTGATCTTCGAGAAGCCCTCGACCCGGACCCGCGTCAGCTTCGATGTCGGCGTCCGCCAGATGGGGGGCACCTCGCTGGTCCTCTCGGGCGCCGAGATGCAGCTCGGGCATGGCGAGACCATCGCCGACACGGCCCGCGTCCTGTCGCGCTATGTCGACCTCATCATGATCCGCACCTTCGGCGAAGACATCCTCCACGAGATGGCCGAGCACGCGACCGTCCCCGTCATCAACGGCCTGACCGACAGCTCGCATCCCTGCCAGATCATGGCCGACGTCATGACCTTCGAGGAGCATCGCGGCCCCATCGCGGGCAAGCGCGTCGCCTGGATGGGTGACGGCAACAACGTCGCGCAGAGTTTCCTGCACGCCGCGGCGAGCTTCGGGTTCGACTTCACCTTCTCCGGTCCCGCCCAGCTCGACCCGCCCGACGCGCTGATGGGTGCGATCCGCCGCGCCGGCCGCGACATGCGCGTCGAGCGCGACCCCGCCCGCGCGGTGGCCGATGCCGACTTGATCGTCACCGACACCTGGGTCTCGATGGGCGATGCCGAAAGCTCGCGTCAGCGGCGTCACAACCTCCTGCGGCCCTATCAGGTCAATGAACGCCTGCTGGACGCCGCGCCGGAGGACGCCCTCGTCATGCATTGCCTGCCCGCCCATCGCGGCGAGGAGATTACCGACGCCGTGCTCGACGGTCCCCGCTCGGTCGTGTTCGACGAGGCCGAGAACCGTCTGCACGCACAAAAGGCGATCATGCGCTGGTGCCTCGGGGTCTGA
- a CDS encoding phosphatidylserine decarboxylase — protein MGVSLLGTFVKPVHREGPKFIAIFAAVTLVLFILWEPLGVVGLALTIWCYYFFRDPVRVTPMDEGLIVTPADGVVSLIEPAVPPSELGLGDAPLTRVSVFMSVFNCHVNRAPVAGTITAVAYRPGKFLSAELDKASEENERNGLTIEMEDGTRIGVVQIAGLVARRILCEVDQGARLERGGRFGIIRFGSRLDVYLPEGTAPRVSLGQSMISGETVLAKLGDATPATSRTD, from the coding sequence ATGGGTGTCAGCCTGCTCGGCACGTTCGTGAAGCCGGTCCATCGCGAGGGGCCGAAATTCATCGCCATCTTCGCCGCCGTCACACTGGTGCTCTTCATCCTCTGGGAGCCGCTGGGCGTCGTCGGCCTCGCGCTGACGATCTGGTGCTATTACTTCTTCCGCGATCCCGTGCGCGTCACGCCGATGGACGAGGGCCTGATCGTGACGCCCGCCGACGGGGTCGTCTCGCTGATCGAGCCCGCCGTGCCGCCCTCGGAGCTGGGTCTCGGCGACGCGCCCCTGACACGCGTGTCGGTCTTCATGTCGGTCTTCAATTGCCACGTGAACCGCGCGCCGGTCGCGGGCACGATCACCGCCGTCGCCTACCGGCCGGGCAAGTTCCTGTCGGCGGAACTCGACAAGGCCTCCGAGGAGAACGAGCGCAACGGCCTGACCATCGAGATGGAGGACGGCACCCGGATCGGCGTCGTCCAGATCGCGGGTTTGGTGGCCCGCCGCATCCTCTGCGAGGTCGATCAGGGCGCGCGGCTCGAGCGGGGCGGCCGCTTCGGCATCATCCGCTTCGGCTCGCGGCTGGACGTCTACCTGCCCGAGGGCACCGCGCCGCGCGTGTCGCTGGGCCAGTCGATGATCTCGGGCGAGACGGTGTTGGCCAAGCTCGGTGACGCCACCCCCGCCACCTCGAGGACCGATTGA
- the pssA gene encoding CDP-diacylglycerol--serine O-phosphatidyltransferase — MGGRREPRDGPLPIVSLLPNLVTILGLCFGLTSIRFTFADRFELAAGLLILAALVDGMDGLLARRLNAASPFGAELDSLSDFVCFGVAPALLVYHFGLEGLAGMGWLASLAFAICCCLRLARFNVAAKDETNASGSFTGVPAPAGAMLGIFPVTLMLSGLFDLRGWDVFIAVWMLGVGALMIARFPTVSLKAMKISRDNAVYVLLAAALVIGLMLTRLWMFHVGATFLYLALLAWGVLKWRRA, encoded by the coding sequence ATGGGCGGGCGGCGCGAGCCACGGGACGGCCCGCTTCCGATCGTCTCGCTGCTGCCGAACCTCGTGACCATCCTGGGGCTGTGCTTCGGCCTGACCTCGATCCGCTTCACCTTCGCGGACCGGTTCGAGCTGGCCGCGGGCCTTCTCATCCTCGCGGCGCTGGTCGACGGGATGGACGGGCTTCTGGCGCGGCGGCTCAACGCGGCCTCGCCCTTCGGGGCCGAACTCGACAGCCTGTCGGATTTCGTCTGCTTCGGGGTCGCGCCGGCGCTTCTGGTCTACCATTTCGGGCTGGAGGGGCTGGCCGGCATGGGCTGGCTCGCGTCGCTGGCCTTCGCGATCTGCTGCTGCCTTCGTCTCGCGCGGTTCAACGTCGCCGCCAAGGACGAGACGAATGCGTCCGGGTCCTTCACCGGCGTCCCCGCCCCCGCGGGCGCGATGCTGGGGATCTTCCCGGTGACGCTGATGCTGTCGGGGCTCTTCGACCTGCGCGGCTGGGACGTGTTCATCGCGGTCTGGATGCTGGGTGTCGGCGCCCTGATGATCGCGCGCTTCCCGACGGTATCCCTGAAGGCGATGAAGATCAGCCGCGACAACGCGGTCTACGTGCTGCTGGCCGCGGCGCTGGTGATCGGGCTGATGCTCACGCGCCTCTGGATGTTCCATGTCGGCGCGACGTTCCTCTACCTCGCGCTCTTGGCGTGGGGCGTGCTGAAATGGCGGCGGGCCTGA
- a CDS encoding GcrA family cell cycle regulator, with the protein MAWTDERVETLKRMWGEGASASQIAKELGGVTRNAVIGKVHRLGLSNRQTADEAKAEAAPAKPAPKAKPKPDTAKADPAPPPAPEAEEEDDDDEPRTMAAVPQGTNVTSLRKPLMAGQPLPPQPSANEISPEALAKVNAVEKTAKKISLMELTERTCKWPIGDPATPKFWFCGLPVQAGKPYCEAHVSVAFQPMSSRRDRRR; encoded by the coding sequence ATGGCCTGGACCGACGAGCGCGTCGAGACCCTCAAGCGGATGTGGGGCGAAGGCGCGAGCGCGTCGCAGATCGCCAAGGAACTGGGCGGGGTGACGCGCAACGCGGTGATCGGCAAGGTCCACCGCCTGGGCCTGTCGAACCGACAGACCGCCGACGAGGCCAAGGCCGAGGCCGCGCCCGCCAAGCCTGCGCCGAAGGCCAAGCCGAAACCGGATACCGCCAAGGCCGACCCCGCGCCGCCCCCCGCCCCCGAGGCCGAGGAGGAGGATGACGACGACGAGCCGCGGACGATGGCCGCCGTGCCGCAGGGCACCAATGTCACGTCACTGCGCAAGCCCCTGATGGCGGGCCAGCCGCTGCCGCCGCAGCCCTCGGCCAACGAGATCTCGCCCGAGGCGCTGGCCAAGGTGAACGCGGTCGAGAAGACCGCCAAGAAGATCAGCCTGATGGAATTGACCGAGCGGACCTGCAAATGGCCGATCGGCGATCCGGCGACGCCCAAGTTCTGGTTCTGCGGCCTGCCGGTCCAGGCCGGGAAGCCCTATTGCGAGGCGCATGTCTCGGTGGCGTTCCAGCCGATGTCCTCGCGCCGCGACCGGCGCCGCTGA
- a CDS encoding cytochrome P460 family protein translates to MTRLAPLTLVAALLAAPAFAEETCPLPADRYDMDAAAIDAMYDCMSAWMIEGYQSGGDEVAMAYRDWTQASIRPAVAGVHGERFLNTFVNEIAAEQYLQFAEGEFEMPVGSVLAKEMIGVRDNGNARRAPLLIMTKVDDAPETDNWRYSGVQPTGQALRVSQSFCHDCHVNFDASDSMGYPLEEVRAAAN, encoded by the coding sequence ATGACCCGTCTCGCCCCCCTGACCCTTGTCGCCGCCCTGCTGGCCGCCCCCGCCTTTGCCGAGGAAACCTGCCCGCTGCCGGCGGATCGCTACGACATGGATGCCGCCGCGATCGACGCGATGTATGACTGTATGTCGGCCTGGATGATCGAGGGCTACCAGTCGGGCGGCGACGAGGTGGCGATGGCCTACCGCGACTGGACGCAGGCCTCCATCCGGCCCGCGGTGGCGGGCGTCCATGGCGAGCGCTTCCTCAACACCTTCGTCAACGAGATCGCCGCCGAGCAGTACCTTCAGTTCGCGGAAGGCGAATTCGAGATGCCGGTCGGATCGGTGCTCGCCAAGGAGATGATCGGCGTGCGCGACAACGGCAATGCTCGCCGGGCGCCGCTTCTGATCATGACCAAGGTCGACGACGCGCCCGAGACCGACAACTGGCGCTATTCGGGCGTTCAGCCGACGGGTCAGGCGCTGCGGGTCAGCCAGTCCTTCTGCCACGACTGCCATGTCAATTTCGACGCCAGCGACTCGATGGGCTACCCGCTCGAAGAGGTGCGTGCGGCCGCGAACTGA
- a CDS encoding phosphatidylcholine/phosphatidylserine synthase: MWPRTRALSVHLLTATGAVFAMFALLAAVETAWSWMFLWLLAALIVDGIDGPLARKYEVTLHAARFDGVLLDLIIDYLTYVFIPVYALYASGLVPGWAGWGILIVVPFASALYFADAQMKTADASFEGFPGCWNMVALVVFVLQPNPWLTLIASSLLAAAMFLPLRFVHPVRTARWRPLTLAVTVLWMLLALTAAWGEFGLGYWSGWVFAAATAYLLLAGLVQQVLERRAP, translated from the coding sequence ATGTGGCCCCGCACCCGTGCCCTCTCCGTCCATCTGCTGACCGCCACGGGTGCGGTCTTCGCGATGTTCGCCCTTCTGGCGGCAGTCGAGACGGCCTGGTCGTGGATGTTCCTGTGGCTGCTGGCCGCGCTGATCGTGGACGGGATCGACGGGCCGTTGGCGCGCAAATACGAGGTCACGCTGCACGCGGCGCGGTTCGACGGCGTGCTGCTCGACCTCATCATCGACTACCTCACTTACGTCTTCATTCCGGTCTACGCGCTCTACGCCAGCGGGCTGGTGCCCGGCTGGGCAGGCTGGGGCATACTGATCGTGGTGCCGTTCGCCAGCGCACTCTATTTCGCGGATGCGCAGATGAAGACCGCGGATGCCAGCTTCGAAGGGTTTCCGGGCTGCTGGAACATGGTCGCGCTGGTGGTCTTCGTCCTTCAGCCGAACCCGTGGCTGACGCTGATCGCGTCGAGCCTTCTGGCGGCGGCGATGTTCCTGCCGTTGCGCTTCGTGCACCCGGTGCGCACGGCCCGGTGGCGCCCGCTGACGCTGGCGGTGACGGTGCTCTGGATGCTGCTGGCGCTGACGGCGGCCTGGGGCGAGTTCGGGCTGGGATACTGGAGCGGTTGGGTCTTCGCGGCGGCGACGGCCTACCTGCTGCTCGCGGGGCTGGTGCAGCAGGTGCTGGAGCGGCGCGCGCCCTGA
- a CDS encoding AsmA family protein gives MRGLVRAGMALIAVIVVAVVALVLLVPAERIARFAVERFEAETGRAMTIDGDVGATLWPRLGVRAEDVTVANADWAGETPMLTADAIEVGVPLAAVFGRVLRIETLEIEGAVLVLERGADGRGNWEFGRPAMPGGATPSATPGQATLAPKPFGIDRATITGSDITWVDQRADRTVRLRAVDAALALPDADGPAEITISALLAGQAVTVAGKIAQARDFLGGALTPVTLTLEAGGTRVSLDGRADLDPTAWEGRLSVASTDRLAVLRALGLTPPDLPQGLGRGRLGLDATATLAPAGSLHLRDMALDLDGNRLTGAVDLVPGGERPTITATLAADDLDLTPLSREGQGGETAIVAETGWAREAFDVSGLFLADGSLTLTTGAVQLGDATLDELRLRATVDQGRAVITLQPLVAYGGTVTGDVVVNGRGGLSARADLDLNGLQMAPFLTEFADFDRLVGQADASISLLGVGDTSADLMASLDGGLTFRMGQGEILGLDVAGMIRNLDPNFRGEGQKTVIDGMSVSFSVADGVARSDDLALDAPLLTATGEGSVDLGARTLSYRLMPTLRAGGITVPVLIEGPWSDPRIRPDLEFLARQELEIERAELEARARAEADAARARAESQARDRLAEELEVAPEILTDRGALEDAIRDRVEEQLLDLLLGR, from the coding sequence ATGCGAGGTTTGGTCCGGGCGGGTATGGCGCTGATCGCGGTGATCGTGGTCGCCGTGGTGGCGCTGGTGCTGCTGGTTCCGGCCGAGCGGATCGCGCGCTTCGCCGTCGAGCGGTTCGAGGCCGAGACGGGGCGCGCCATGACGATCGACGGCGATGTCGGCGCGACGCTCTGGCCCCGGCTGGGCGTCCGCGCCGAGGACGTCACCGTCGCGAATGCCGACTGGGCGGGCGAGACCCCGATGCTGACGGCCGATGCGATCGAAGTCGGCGTGCCGCTGGCCGCCGTCTTCGGGCGGGTGCTGCGGATCGAGACGCTCGAGATCGAGGGCGCGGTTCTGGTGCTGGAGCGGGGTGCCGACGGGCGCGGCAACTGGGAGTTCGGGAGGCCCGCCATGCCCGGTGGTGCGACGCCGAGCGCGACCCCCGGTCAAGCGACCCTGGCACCAAAGCCCTTCGGGATCGACCGCGCGACGATCACCGGGAGCGACATCACCTGGGTCGACCAGCGCGCGGACCGGACGGTGCGGTTGCGCGCCGTGGATGCCGCGCTGGCGCTGCCCGATGCCGACGGCCCGGCGGAGATCACGATCTCGGCGCTGCTGGCCGGGCAGGCCGTCACGGTCGCGGGCAAGATTGCGCAGGCGCGCGACTTCCTCGGCGGCGCGCTGACGCCGGTGACGCTGACGCTCGAGGCCGGGGGGACGCGGGTATCGCTGGACGGGCGTGCCGATCTCGACCCGACCGCGTGGGAGGGACGGCTCTCGGTGGCCTCGACCGACCGGCTGGCCGTGCTGCGCGCCCTCGGGCTGACGCCGCCGGATCTGCCGCAGGGCCTCGGGCGGGGGCGGCTGGGGCTCGACGCCACGGCGACGCTGGCCCCGGCCGGAAGCCTGCATCTGCGCGATATGGCGCTGGATCTCGACGGCAACCGCCTGACGGGGGCCGTGGATCTCGTGCCGGGCGGCGAGCGGCCGACCATCACCGCCACGCTCGCCGCCGACGATCTGGACCTGACGCCGCTCAGCCGCGAGGGGCAGGGCGGAGAGACGGCGATCGTGGCCGAGACCGGCTGGGCGCGCGAGGCGTTCGACGTCTCGGGGCTCTTCCTCGCCGATGGCTCGCTGACGCTGACCACCGGGGCCGTGCAGCTCGGGGATGCGACCCTCGACGAGCTACGATTGCGCGCCACCGTCGACCAGGGCCGCGCCGTCATCACGTTGCAGCCGCTCGTGGCCTATGGCGGCACCGTGACGGGTGATGTGGTGGTCAACGGGCGGGGCGGGCTCTCGGCGCGGGCCGATCTCGATCTCAACGGACTTCAGATGGCGCCGTTCCTGACCGAATTCGCCGATTTCGACCGTCTCGTGGGGCAGGCCGATGCCAGCATCAGCCTTCTGGGCGTCGGAGACACCAGCGCCGACCTGATGGCGAGCCTCGATGGCGGGCTGACCTTCCGGATGGGGCAGGGCGAGATCCTCGGGCTCGACGTGGCGGGGATGATCCGCAACCTCGATCCGAACTTTCGGGGCGAGGGGCAGAAGACGGTGATCGATGGGATGTCAGTGTCGTTCTCGGTGGCCGACGGCGTGGCGCGGAGCGACGATCTGGCCCTCGACGCGCCGCTTCTGACGGCGACGGGCGAGGGCAGCGTCGATCTGGGCGCCCGGACGCTGAGCTACCGTCTGATGCCGACGCTGCGCGCGGGTGGCATCACCGTGCCCGTTCTGATCGAGGGGCCGTGGTCCGATCCGCGCATTCGGCCCGATCTCGAATTCCTCGCCCGGCAGGAGCTGGAGATCGAGCGCGCCGAGCTGGAAGCCCGCGCCCGCGCCGAGGCCGACGCAGCCCGCGCGCGCGCCGAGTCCCAGGCGCGCGACCGGCTGGCCGAGGAGCTGGAGGTCGCGCCCGAGATCCTGACCGATCGCGGTGCGCTGGAGGACGCGATCCGCGACCGCGTCGAGGAGCAGCTGCTGGACCTCCTCCTCGGGCGCTGA
- a CDS encoding calcium/sodium antiporter: MSILLIALGFAGLLIGGEFLVRGAVAVAERLRLSPIVIGITLVGFGTSMPELLASVQAALVGAPGIAVGNVVGSNIANILLILGAAAAIRPVIVARGEFRRDGTVLALATLLCLAAVLSGTLGRGAGLVFLAGLAVYIIHTIRTGAAEPADPLASRPSMATALLCVAGGLVALLVGARALVSGAVTVAADLGVSEAVIGLTVVAIGTSMPELITSILAARRGQSALAFGNIVGSNIFNILGILGVTALVHPLEVPSVIAGFDIWVMLGATTVLMVAALTVGRIARALGVALLIAYAAYLGWLVLSA, from the coding sequence TTGTCCATCCTTCTTATCGCGCTTGGCTTCGCCGGTCTCCTGATCGGTGGCGAGTTCCTCGTGCGCGGCGCGGTTGCGGTCGCCGAACGCCTTCGTCTCTCGCCGATCGTCATCGGCATCACGCTTGTCGGCTTCGGCACGTCGATGCCCGAGCTCCTGGCATCCGTGCAGGCGGCGCTCGTTGGCGCGCCGGGCATCGCGGTCGGCAACGTCGTCGGCAGCAATATCGCCAACATCCTTCTCATCCTCGGCGCGGCCGCCGCGATCCGCCCGGTCATTGTCGCGCGGGGCGAATTCCGCCGCGACGGGACGGTGCTCGCACTGGCGACGCTCCTCTGCCTCGCCGCCGTCCTCTCGGGCACGTTGGGGCGCGGGGCGGGACTGGTCTTTCTCGCCGGCCTCGCGGTCTACATCATCCATACGATCCGGACGGGCGCCGCCGAGCCGGCGGACCCCCTGGCCAGCCGCCCGAGCATGGCGACGGCGCTTCTCTGCGTCGCGGGCGGCCTCGTCGCGCTTCTGGTCGGGGCGCGTGCTCTGGTGAGCGGTGCCGTCACGGTGGCTGCCGATCTGGGCGTGTCCGAAGCGGTGATCGGTCTGACGGTGGTGGCGATCGGCACGTCCATGCCGGAACTCATCACCTCGATTCTCGCCGCACGGCGCGGGCAATCGGCACTGGCCTTCGGCAACATCGTCGGCAGCAACATCTTCAATATCCTGGGCATTCTCGGGGTGACGGCGCTCGTCCATCCGCTTGAGGTGCCTTCGGTCATCGCAGGCTTCGACATCTGGGTGATGCTCGGTGCCACGACGGTGCTGATGGTGGCCGCGCTGACGGTCGGGCGGATCGCGCGCGCCCTGGGGGTGGCACTCCTGATCGCCTACGCGGCCTATCTCGGGTGGCTTGTCCTCTCGGCCTGA
- a CDS encoding aspartate aminotransferase family protein encodes MIDPVLPTYNRAPLSFVSGEGSWLVEKDGRRFLDLGAGIAVNVLGHAHPGLTRALTDQAGALWHTSNLYHIPQQEALAEKLVDATFADTCFFTNSGTEACELAVKMARKYWSSQGSDRHVILAFTGSFHGRSAAGIAAAGSEKMTAGFGPLLPGFRHLPFGDHDALAEAMTAPDVAAVILEPVQGEGGIVPVPDQCLKGLRDACDETGALMILDEVQCGMGRTGRLFAHEWAGVTPDIMMVAKGIGGGFPLGALLATETAARGMTAGTHGSTYGGNPLACAVGNAVMDTVADDAFLAEVRRKSGTFRQALEGLVASHPDVFEAVRGSGLMLGLKCRVPNADVVQAAYGQETCVVPAADNVIRILPALNITESDLREAVARLDRAAASLVPA; translated from the coding sequence ATGATCGACCCCGTTCTGCCCACCTACAACCGCGCCCCGCTGAGCTTTGTCTCGGGCGAAGGCTCGTGGCTGGTGGAGAAGGACGGGCGACGTTTTCTCGATCTCGGGGCGGGCATCGCGGTCAACGTGCTGGGTCACGCGCATCCCGGCCTGACCCGCGCGCTGACCGATCAGGCGGGCGCGCTCTGGCACACGTCGAACCTCTACCACATCCCCCAGCAGGAGGCGCTGGCCGAAAAGCTCGTCGACGCGACCTTCGCCGATACGTGCTTCTTCACCAATTCGGGCACCGAGGCCTGCGAGCTGGCCGTCAAGATGGCCCGCAAGTACTGGTCGAGCCAGGGCTCCGACCGGCATGTGATCCTCGCCTTCACCGGGTCCTTCCACGGGCGCTCCGCCGCGGGCATCGCCGCCGCCGGGTCGGAAAAGATGACCGCCGGGTTCGGGCCGCTCCTGCCGGGGTTCCGCCACCTGCCCTTCGGCGATCACGACGCGCTTGCCGAGGCCATGACCGCCCCCGACGTCGCCGCGGTGATCCTCGAGCCGGTGCAGGGCGAGGGCGGCATTGTCCCCGTTCCCGACCAGTGCCTCAAGGGCCTGCGCGATGCCTGCGACGAGACAGGCGCGCTGATGATCCTCGACGAGGTCCAATGCGGCATGGGCCGGACCGGCCGCCTCTTCGCGCATGAATGGGCAGGCGTGACGCCCGACATCATGATGGTCGCGAAGGGCATCGGCGGAGGCTTTCCGCTGGGCGCGCTCCTGGCCACGGAGACCGCCGCGCGTGGCATGACGGCGGGCACCCACGGCTCGACCTATGGCGGCAACCCCCTGGCCTGCGCGGTGGGCAACGCGGTGATGGACACCGTCGCCGACGACGCCTTCCTGGCCGAGGTCCGGCGCAAGTCCGGCACCTTCCGGCAGGCGCTCGAAGGGCTCGTCGCGTCCCACCCGGACGTGTTCGAGGCCGTGCGCGGGTCGGGCCTGATGCTCGGCCTGAAATGCCGGGTGCCCAATGCCGACGTGGTGCAGGCCGCCTACGGGCAGGAGACCTGCGTCGTACCCGCCGCCGACAACGTCATCCGCATCCTGCCTGCGCTCAACATCACCGAAAGCGACCTGCGCGAGGCCGTGGCGCGTCTCGACCGCGCCGCCGCCTCCCTCGTCCCGGCCTGA
- a CDS encoding ABC transporter permease encodes MTDTALQQDRPDPGTQGVRRFGRVNWLGLRTLAERETRRFLAVWTQTLLAPLVTAGLFLLIFTLAVGTRRGEVMGVSFLHFLAPGILMMTVIQNSFANVSSSIVISKVQGNIVDTLMPPLSAAELVAGYLAGGILRGVVVAAAIMLVLFPFIGLGVENPLMALVWVVLGGAFLGALGIVAGVFANKFDQIAAITNFIVTPLSFLSGTFYSLETLPPVMQALSHANPVFYLIDGLRHAVLGVSDSSPWLGLAVVATATLAVAALGWWMFRTGYRLKS; translated from the coding sequence ATGACCGACACCGCCTTGCAACAGGACCGCCCCGATCCCGGCACTCAGGGCGTGCGGCGGTTCGGGCGGGTCAACTGGCTGGGCCTGCGCACGTTGGCCGAACGCGAGACGCGCCGCTTCCTTGCGGTCTGGACCCAGACGCTGCTTGCGCCGCTGGTCACGGCGGGGCTGTTTCTTCTGATCTTCACGCTGGCGGTCGGCACCCGCCGCGGCGAGGTGATGGGCGTCAGCTTCCTGCATTTCCTGGCGCCCGGCATCCTGATGATGACCGTGATCCAGAATTCTTTCGCAAACGTGTCGTCGTCGATCGTGATCTCGAAGGTGCAGGGCAACATCGTCGACACGCTGATGCCGCCCCTGTCGGCGGCCGAACTCGTGGCAGGTTATCTCGCAGGGGGGATCCTGCGGGGCGTCGTCGTGGCCGCCGCGATCATGTTGGTGCTGTTCCCGTTCATCGGCCTCGGGGTCGAGAACCCGCTGATGGCGCTGGTCTGGGTCGTGCTGGGCGGCGCGTTCCTCGGGGCGCTGGGGATCGTGGCCGGGGTCTTCGCCAACAAGTTCGACCAGATTGCGGCGATCACGAACTTCATCGTCACGCCGCTGAGCTTTCTGTCGGGTACGTTCTATTCGCTCGAGACGCTGCCCCCCGTGATGCAGGCGTTAAGCCACGCGAACCCGGTCTTCTACCTCATCGACGGCCTGCGTCACGCGGTGCTGGGCGTGTCGGACAGCTCGCCATGGCTGGGCCTCGCTGTGGTCGCGACGGCCACGCTCGCGGTGGCGGCACTCGGCTGGTGGATGTTCCGCACGGGCTACCGCCTGAAATCCTGA